The Camelina sativa cultivar DH55 chromosome 18, Cs, whole genome shotgun sequence DNA window CTACTTTTTCTGATTTACCGACCtgtcataaattttaaaatgatatttttcattCAGTACTGTATATAAGTCTTGGAAATGTACAtatatgtttgatgatttttcacTAATTTCTTCTAAGAGTTCAACATGTTAACCGGATCTTACCAAGACTGTACGAAGACCCATGACTTTTCCGGTTTGGATGTTCCGGATACTGTCGTCGAAGAACAACTGTAGAGGAAACACCGATTGATATTGAGTATGAGATCAAATACTGATTAaggtaaaactaaaataaaataaaacaatgtcTAGTTATTATGTTAGTTTTTTAAGTCATCATCAAATCTTACGGCCTTGTGAGGATTGAGCTGTGCAATCTCGAAGGCTTTCTCGAAAGCAATCTTGGCTGGTTTACAGATAACCGGATTCTCGGGAAGATGACCTGTGACACAAGAATTCTCAGCATCATTGGTCTTAGGCTTTAAGGTCTCGAAACTTATGATTCTCTCAAAACAGTCTTCAATACCGAGTCTTTTTAGAGCCCTCATCACATGAACATCATCTCCATTTGAGAACACCTTTAATAAATAAACCAACATTTTATTTAACTGAAATTTAAGCTATtagaaaagaaatagaaaaaaagagaaagataaaacaatacCAATTTTCGAAAAGGTAGGCTAAGAAGTAGATTTCTCAGAACCGGATCCGGTTTAAGGTTTTCATAGGGTAATCTCCCATGAACATAGCTGTGGTACTCGTCATTGTCGAATTCATAACCTATAGcctaaataaataatcaaataattaaaattttggttttacagTAAGTAAGCCAATGTCGTGGAGTTTGTAACAGTGAAACAATTCAGGTGAAGTTTGGAGTCGTCAACTAATACGTATGTGATTATGTGGTCATCCAATATATGTTCCTAGTAATAAATTATTAGTCATTTTCTTGCtttgattaacaaaaatatacctTAAGGCCAGCCATTGAAGTTCCATATGTTCTATAGAGAAGTTGGTTTAGTTCAACAACTCTGTCTTCTTCTACTCCAAGCTTTTGAACCATGAATTCTGCCAAAGGACGGTTCGTAAATTTCCAAGGGTTTCCCTAATAAacatgttaaattaaaaaatgaaaaagactaGTACCTATGATGTTGTTGGCGCATGCTTCTGACAAACCGGAGCTTAGAGGATATAGAGTATCATCCAAatctattgaaaaaaaaaaaaaacaatagagatagatcaataaaaaaaaatttaattgcTTGCATATTCTTAAATTTGATCTAACAAATTAGACATCACTTCTTCTTACCAAAGACAAGACATTCATATCTTGGTGTGGAGTTGGTCACGAATTCCATATTTCTCTTCCAAACTAGCAGATTCAAAAAATACAGAAgtaatgaaaatcaaaagaaagatcatttgaaaatgcagttgtgtttgcaaccaacaaaaatgaaaagatagAGGAGACATTATTTACCTTAGTGCTAGATGAGGGtattaaaagagagaaatta harbors:
- the LOC104762065 gene encoding suppressor of disruption of TFIIS-like isoform X2, whose translation is MEFVTNSTPRYECLVFDLDDTLYPLSSGLSEACANNIIEFMVQKLGVEEDRVVELNQLLYRTYGTSMAGLKAIGYEFDNDEYHSYVHGRLPYENLKPDPVLRNLLLSLPFRKLVFSNGDDVHVMRALKRLGHLPENPVICKPAKIAFEKAFEIAQLNPHKALFFDDSIRNIQTGKVMGLRTVLVGKSEKVDGSDYALESIHNMKKALPELWSESNSNNNKKSERMSYLAQISIATSVEA
- the LOC104762065 gene encoding suppressor of disruption of TFIIS-like isoform X1, whose translation is MEFVTNSTPRYECLVFDLDDTLYPLSSGLSEACANNIIEFMVQKLGVEEDRVVELNQLLYRTYGTSMAGLKAIGYEFDNDEYHSYVHGRLPYENLKPDPVLRNLLLSLPFRKLVFSNGDDVHVMRALKRLGIEDCFERIISFETLKPKTNDAENSCVTGHLPENPVICKPAKIAFEKAFEIAQLNPHKALFFDDSIRNIQTGKVMGLRTVLVGKSEKVDGSDYALESIHNMKKALPELWSESNSNNNKKSERMSYLAQISIATSVEA